A portion of the Leptospira noumeaensis genome contains these proteins:
- the trpA gene encoding tryptophan synthase subunit alpha: MSKIKSLFESGSFKSAFIPYFTLGDPNYNDSIEFGKTILDNGADILELGIPFSDPVADGPVIQRAAARSLKNRFSFDEIFRVTKAIHDHKPETPLVYLTYFNPIYHCGITKFLDRAKESGIVGLVIPDLPFDTEESEILFRELKVRDMDLIHLVTPASEKKRIQALTKTSSGFIYYVTSFGVTGERREFSVDLKERIKFLKDTIRLPICAGFGISTPDQANQISQYADGIIIGSAIQRVIEENGSDKTKTIAALADYISKIRAAIP, from the coding sequence ATGAGTAAAATTAAATCTTTATTTGAGAGTGGAAGTTTTAAATCAGCCTTTATCCCTTATTTTACCTTAGGGGATCCAAACTATAATGACTCCATCGAATTTGGAAAAACAATTTTAGACAATGGTGCAGATATTTTAGAACTCGGAATTCCTTTTTCTGATCCTGTTGCTGATGGCCCAGTCATCCAAAGGGCAGCCGCTCGTTCTTTAAAAAATCGTTTTTCCTTCGATGAAATCTTTCGTGTGACAAAAGCCATTCATGATCACAAACCAGAGACTCCTCTTGTGTATCTCACTTATTTCAATCCCATTTACCACTGTGGGATTACGAAATTTTTGGATCGTGCCAAGGAATCAGGGATTGTAGGACTTGTGATTCCTGATTTGCCATTTGATACGGAAGAGAGCGAAATTTTGTTTCGAGAACTAAAAGTTCGGGACATGGATCTCATCCATTTGGTCACCCCAGCTTCTGAGAAAAAAAGGATTCAAGCTCTAACTAAAACATCTTCTGGTTTCATTTACTATGTAACTTCTTTTGGTGTTACCGGAGAAAGACGCGAGTTTTCTGTGGATTTGAAAGAAAGGATCAAATTTTTGAAAGATACCATCCGATTGCCCATTTGTGCTGGGTTTGGAATTTCGACACCGGACCAAGCCAACCAAATTTCTCAGTATGCGGACGGAATCATCATTGGTTCTGCCATCCAAAGGGTCATCGAGGAAAATGGATCGGACAAAACCAAAACCATTGCAGCATTGGCGGATTACATTTCAAAAATCAGGGCTGCCATTCCCTAA
- a CDS encoding adenylate/guanylate cyclase domain-containing protein: MSDKESKSLSILDYLSVTVATLGTLGVIISVIMTGWEYEFSFLVGGLLALLVSSYFVYKTIEKVSKDKQKSGAIWLSYVIAIFMYAMVNTFQPLKDLEENSVSTRFQFLRGSNTKTESEGDTGRIEYIQFQPPAKARKDINIIGITTESLEKLQGTWPLPWSYYADIIETFKDSNNILMFDIFFVDYKPGQTEEMAAALQKNRNVLFDFPMEVSAESKEAVLNLEKRIDILRKFQLKNVIDENDAGISWVKFPQPPIEPIAELSAGLGFANVKKDESGLNRKMPLVVKVYNSGKDRETEYFPSIDLLIVCKYYGIDIQRDVEVNMGHYVKLSNIPKKIIREFNIKERKFEERDVMQVPNEKREVVIPIDWEGQMEINFVGGRYSFKQNEIFEVTNDWDAELLEANQISNKIFLVAMYYATGRGASKDSHLSPFGDMSGIEHHAHAVNTILNQDFLSTVPNWGIFLIYVALGVMIGFLQPRVKTHIGFAIMLTQLLLYVVVALYIFQTFNLITVLPSVTIEQIVVFVAIIGFRILTEEENVKYIRQTFSKFVSKDVVDELLKHPDNLALGGSKREITIFFSDVRGFTTISEQLGPEDLVKLLNEYLSAMTDIIIEYKGTIDKYMGDAIMAFWGAPVPLEDHAYYACVASLVQLDYLKVLQQKWAERNVPVIDIGCGLNSGPAVVGNMGSSHRMEYTCMGDTINLGSRLEGSNKMYTTNVIISEYTYEKVKDRVVARELDLVRVKGKTQPVRIYELLGITNPEDMEKMKRPLQKAAT, from the coding sequence ATGTCCGACAAAGAATCAAAATCGCTTTCGATTTTGGACTATCTCAGTGTTACCGTCGCCACCTTAGGAACACTCGGTGTAATCATTTCTGTCATCATGACAGGATGGGAATATGAATTTTCCTTCCTCGTCGGTGGTTTGCTCGCCTTACTAGTTTCTTCATACTTTGTATACAAAACCATTGAAAAGGTTTCCAAAGACAAACAGAAGTCAGGTGCTATTTGGTTGTCCTATGTAATTGCCATTTTTATGTATGCAATGGTAAACACTTTCCAACCACTCAAAGATTTGGAAGAAAATTCTGTTTCTACAAGGTTCCAATTTTTACGCGGTTCCAATACAAAAACCGAAAGTGAAGGGGATACTGGACGTATCGAATACATTCAGTTCCAACCACCAGCTAAGGCCCGTAAGGATATCAATATCATTGGTATCACAACAGAGTCACTCGAAAAACTACAAGGGACTTGGCCTTTACCTTGGAGTTATTACGCTGACATCATAGAAACTTTTAAAGATTCGAACAACATTCTGATGTTCGATATTTTCTTCGTAGATTACAAACCCGGTCAAACGGAAGAGATGGCAGCAGCTCTTCAAAAGAATCGGAATGTCCTCTTCGACTTTCCAATGGAAGTCAGTGCGGAATCAAAAGAGGCAGTTCTCAATTTAGAAAAACGAATTGATATCCTCCGTAAGTTTCAATTGAAAAATGTCATCGATGAAAATGATGCAGGAATCTCTTGGGTTAAGTTCCCACAACCTCCGATTGAACCTATTGCTGAATTATCAGCAGGTCTTGGTTTTGCGAACGTAAAAAAAGACGAGTCTGGTTTGAATCGGAAAATGCCTCTCGTTGTAAAAGTATACAATTCCGGCAAAGACAGAGAAACAGAATATTTTCCTTCTATCGACTTACTCATTGTTTGTAAATACTATGGGATCGATATCCAAAGAGATGTAGAAGTCAATATGGGACATTATGTGAAATTGTCGAACATCCCAAAAAAAATCATTCGTGAGTTTAACATCAAAGAACGTAAGTTTGAAGAAAGAGATGTGATGCAAGTTCCGAATGAAAAAAGAGAAGTTGTCATTCCTATTGACTGGGAAGGGCAAATGGAAATCAATTTTGTGGGTGGACGTTATTCTTTCAAACAAAACGAAATTTTCGAAGTGACCAATGATTGGGATGCGGAACTTCTTGAAGCCAACCAAATCAGTAATAAAATCTTTCTTGTTGCCATGTATTATGCAACCGGTCGCGGGGCATCGAAAGACTCCCACTTATCTCCGTTTGGTGATATGTCCGGAATCGAGCATCACGCTCATGCCGTTAATACCATCTTAAACCAAGACTTTTTATCCACAGTCCCTAACTGGGGAATTTTTCTGATTTATGTGGCTCTTGGTGTGATGATTGGATTTTTGCAACCAAGGGTAAAAACACATATTGGTTTTGCGATTATGTTGACCCAACTTTTACTTTATGTTGTGGTCGCGTTGTATATTTTCCAAACCTTCAACTTAATTACAGTCCTTCCATCGGTAACCATCGAACAGATAGTTGTGTTTGTTGCTATCATTGGATTTAGAATTTTAACAGAAGAAGAAAACGTAAAATACATTCGTCAAACTTTCTCCAAATTCGTATCCAAAGACGTTGTGGATGAACTCCTCAAACACCCGGACAACCTGGCCCTAGGTGGATCCAAAAGAGAGATCACAATTTTTTTCTCCGACGTTCGCGGATTCACTACCATCTCCGAACAATTAGGTCCAGAAGATTTAGTGAAGTTACTGAACGAATACCTATCAGCAATGACAGACATCATCATTGAATACAAGGGAACCATTGATAAGTATATGGGTGACGCGATTATGGCTTTCTGGGGAGCTCCGGTTCCACTCGAAGATCATGCATACTATGCTTGTGTTGCCTCACTCGTTCAGTTAGATTATTTAAAAGTACTCCAACAAAAATGGGCAGAACGGAATGTTCCTGTGATCGATATTGGTTGTGGTCTCAATTCCGGCCCAGCGGTAGTAGGAAACATGGGATCTTCCCACAGGATGGAATACACTTGTATGGGTGATACCATCAACCTAGGATCCCGATTAGAAGGGTCCAATAAAATGTACACCACAAATGTGATCATTTCTGAATACACTTACGAAAAAGTGAAAGACCGAGTGGTCGCTCGGGAACTGGATTTAGTGCGAGTAAAAGGAAAAACCCAACCTGTTAGGATTTACGAATTGCTTGGAATCACAAACCCAGAAGATATGGAGAAAATGAAGCGGCCTCTCCAAAAGGCGGCAACATGA